A genomic segment from Paramixta manurensis encodes:
- the dadX gene encoding catabolic alanine racemase DadX: MSRPIVATLDCAALRQNLAISRQAAPNSRVWSVVKANAYGHGIERIWQSLSDTDGFALLGLEEAILLRERGWKKPILLLEGFFNSDELAIFDRYRLTTSVHSNWQIQALAKAKLSAPLDVYVKMNSGMNRLGFQPEQIHNVWQKLRALENVGEMTLMAHFAEAEKNSGVLEPMKRVEQAAEGLDCPRSLANSAATLWHPETHYDWVRPGIILYGASPSGQWQDIAGTGLKPVMTLRSEIIGIQNLKAGDGVGYGYRYHAHEEQRIGVVACGYADGYPRHAPTGTPVAVDGVVTQTLGAVSMDMIMVDLTPCPQAGIGSKVELWGNQVKIDDVASAAGTVGYELMCALAPRVPVETL, translated from the coding sequence ATGTCACGTCCGATTGTCGCAACTCTCGATTGCGCTGCGTTGCGACAAAATCTGGCTATTTCGCGCCAGGCCGCGCCAAATTCGCGGGTCTGGTCAGTGGTTAAAGCCAATGCTTATGGTCACGGCATCGAGCGTATCTGGCAAAGCTTGTCCGATACTGACGGTTTCGCGCTATTAGGGCTGGAAGAGGCTATTCTGCTACGCGAACGTGGCTGGAAGAAGCCGATTTTATTGCTCGAAGGTTTTTTTAACAGTGATGAATTGGCGATTTTTGACCGCTATCGATTAACGACAAGCGTGCATAGTAACTGGCAAATCCAGGCATTAGCGAAGGCAAAACTGTCTGCGCCGCTGGATGTGTACGTCAAAATGAACAGTGGTATGAACCGCCTCGGTTTTCAACCTGAGCAGATACATAACGTTTGGCAAAAGTTACGGGCGCTGGAAAATGTCGGCGAAATGACGCTGATGGCGCATTTTGCCGAGGCGGAAAAAAACAGCGGCGTGCTGGAACCGATGAAACGGGTAGAGCAGGCAGCGGAAGGGCTCGATTGCCCCCGTTCGCTGGCGAATTCGGCGGCAACCTTGTGGCATCCTGAAACCCACTATGATTGGGTACGCCCCGGCATTATTTTGTACGGCGCCTCGCCAAGCGGTCAATGGCAGGATATTGCCGGAACCGGCTTAAAACCGGTAATGACGCTAAGGAGTGAAATTATTGGCATTCAAAATCTCAAAGCAGGCGATGGCGTTGGCTATGGCTACCGTTATCATGCGCACGAGGAGCAGCGTATTGGTGTGGTAGCCTGCGGCTATGCCGATGGTTACCCGCGTCATGCGCCGACCGGAACGCCGGTTGCGGTCGATGGCGTAGTAACACAGACGCTGGGCGCGGTCTCAATGGATATGATTATGGTCGACCTCACGCCTTGCCCGCAGGCCGGGATTGGCTCTAAAGTTGAGCTGTGGGGCAACCAGGTGAAGATTGATGATGTTGCCAGTGCGGCCGGTACCGTAGGCTATGAGCTGATGTGTGCGCTGGCGCCGCGGGTACCGGTGGAAACCTTATAA